In the genome of Pseudomonas putida, one region contains:
- the tldD gene encoding metalloprotease TldD, with product MSQMLSTVSEQLLAPGGLTLDSLQAVLGELSGPGIDAADLYFQGQISETWALEDGIVKEGSFNLDQGVGVRAQSGEKTGFAYSNAINLEALTSAARAARSISRAGQEGRVQAFRSQDVTALYAPDNPLDVLSRAEKVELLKRVDAATRALDPRIQQVTVSMAGVWERILVAAVDGSLAADIRPLVRFNVSVIVEQNGRRERGGQGGGGRTDYRYFTEERVMGYAREALRQALVNLDAKPAPAGTLPVVLGPGWSGVLLHEAVGHGLEGDFNRKGSSAYSGRIGEQVASALCTIVDDGTLEGRRGSLSVDDEGTPTECTTLIENGILKGYMQDKLNARLMGMAVTGNGRRESYAHLPMPRMTNTYMRAGESDPQEIIASVKKGIYCANLGGGQVDITSGKFVFSTSEAYLIEDGKITAPVKGATLIGNGPEAMSRVSMVGNDLALDSGVGTCGKDGQSVPVGVGQPTLKLDAITVGGTGA from the coding sequence ATGAGCCAGATGTTATCCACCGTCAGCGAACAGCTCCTGGCCCCGGGCGGACTGACCCTGGACAGCCTGCAGGCTGTGCTTGGCGAGTTGTCGGGACCCGGCATCGATGCCGCCGACCTGTATTTCCAGGGACAGATTTCGGAAACCTGGGCGCTGGAGGACGGCATCGTCAAGGAAGGCAGCTTCAACCTCGACCAAGGCGTGGGCGTACGTGCCCAGTCCGGTGAGAAGACGGGCTTCGCCTACAGCAACGCCATCAACCTCGAGGCCCTGACATCGGCGGCGCGCGCGGCCCGGTCGATTTCCCGCGCAGGGCAGGAGGGGCGTGTGCAGGCCTTCCGCAGCCAGGATGTGACGGCCCTGTATGCACCGGACAACCCGCTGGACGTGCTCAGCCGCGCCGAGAAAGTCGAACTGCTCAAGCGGGTGGACGCCGCTACGCGCGCCCTGGATCCACGCATTCAACAGGTCACCGTGAGCATGGCCGGGGTCTGGGAGCGCATCCTGGTGGCCGCGGTCGATGGCAGCCTGGCAGCTGATATTCGCCCACTGGTGCGCTTCAACGTCAGTGTGATTGTCGAGCAGAATGGCCGGCGCGAACGCGGCGGCCAGGGCGGAGGCGGGCGTACCGATTACCGCTATTTCACCGAGGAGCGTGTCATGGGTTATGCCCGTGAGGCGCTGCGCCAGGCGCTGGTCAACCTCGACGCCAAGCCGGCACCGGCGGGTACCTTGCCAGTCGTGCTCGGCCCTGGCTGGTCCGGGGTGCTGCTGCATGAAGCGGTAGGTCATGGCCTGGAAGGCGACTTCAACCGCAAGGGCAGTTCGGCCTACAGCGGGCGTATCGGCGAGCAAGTGGCCTCGGCGCTGTGCACCATCGTCGACGATGGCACCCTCGAAGGGCGTCGCGGCTCACTGAGCGTGGACGACGAAGGAACCCCGACGGAGTGCACCACACTGATCGAGAACGGCATCCTCAAGGGCTACATGCAGGACAAGCTCAATGCGCGTCTGATGGGCATGGCGGTCACCGGCAACGGGCGGCGCGAATCCTATGCCCACCTGCCGATGCCACGCATGACCAACACCTACATGCGCGCTGGCGAAAGCGATCCGCAGGAAATCATCGCCTCGGTGAAAAAGGGTATCTACTGCGCCAACCTCGGCGGCGGTCAGGTTGATATCACCAGCGGCAAGTTCGTGTTCTCGACCAGCGAGGCCTACCTCATCGAGGACGGCAAAATCACGGCACCGGTCAAGGGCGCGACCCTGATCGGCAATGGTCCGGAGGCAATGAGTCGGGTATCGATGGTCGGCAACGACCTGGCGTTGGACAGCGGCGTTGGGACGTGCGGCAAGGATGGGCAGTCGGTGCCGGTGGGGGTAGGCCAGCCGACCCTGAAGCTGGATGCCATTACCGTAGGCGGTACGGGCGCGTGA
- the hpf gene encoding ribosome hibernation-promoting factor, HPF/YfiA family: MQVNISGQHVEVTQPLREYVLEKLARVEGHFDKITNVTVIMKVEKLQQKVEATLQIPGGEVVANAEHQDMYAAIDALADKLDRQLKKHKEKQQSLLQGAAAR, translated from the coding sequence ATGCAAGTCAACATCAGTGGACAGCATGTAGAAGTCACCCAACCACTGCGCGAGTATGTCCTTGAAAAGCTCGCCCGCGTGGAGGGGCATTTCGACAAGATCACCAACGTGACGGTGATCATGAAGGTCGAAAAACTGCAGCAGAAGGTCGAGGCCACACTCCAGATTCCCGGCGGCGAAGTGGTCGCCAATGCCGAACACCAAGACATGTATGCAGCGATCGACGCTCTGGCTGACAAGCTCGACCGCCAACTGAAAAAACATAAGGAAAAACAGCAAAGCCTGCTGCAAGGTGCAGCCGCCCGCTGA
- the rapZ gene encoding RNase adapter RapZ, whose product MRLIIVSGRSGSGKSTALDVLEDNGYYCIDNLPAGLLPQLAENALINTELLQPKVAVSIDARNLPSHLTRFPELLEDARSRHIQCDVLYLDADEETLLKRFSETRRRHPLTNANRSLAEAIRVESELLGPIADLADLKIDTTNLNLYQLRDAIKLRLLNQPEPGTAFLVESFGFKRGMPVDADLVFDVRCLPNPYWKPELREHSGLDQPVIDYLAAQPDVEEMFQDISSYLLKWLPRFAASNRAYVTIAIGCTGGHHRSVYLTERLGQLLQQSLKNVQVRHRDL is encoded by the coding sequence ATGCGCCTGATCATCGTCAGCGGCCGGTCCGGCTCCGGCAAAAGCACCGCCCTCGATGTACTGGAAGACAACGGTTACTACTGTATCGACAACCTGCCCGCCGGGCTGTTGCCGCAGTTGGCAGAAAACGCGCTGATCAATACCGAACTGCTGCAACCAAAGGTGGCCGTCTCCATCGACGCCCGCAACCTGCCCAGCCATCTGACGCGCTTCCCCGAGTTGCTCGAGGACGCCCGGAGCCGGCACATCCAATGCGACGTGCTGTACCTGGATGCCGACGAGGAGACCCTGCTCAAGCGCTTCTCCGAAACCCGTCGTCGCCACCCGCTGACCAACGCCAATCGCTCCCTCGCCGAGGCGATCCGCGTCGAAAGCGAGCTGCTGGGCCCGATCGCCGACCTGGCCGACCTCAAGATCGACACCACCAACCTCAATCTTTACCAGTTGCGCGACGCGATCAAGCTTCGCCTGCTCAATCAACCCGAGCCCGGCACGGCGTTTCTAGTGGAGTCCTTCGGCTTCAAGCGCGGCATGCCCGTGGACGCCGACCTGGTGTTCGATGTGCGCTGCCTACCCAACCCGTATTGGAAGCCCGAGCTGCGCGAGCACTCCGGGCTGGACCAGCCGGTAATCGACTACCTGGCCGCCCAACCGGATGTCGAAGAGATGTTCCAGGACATCTCCAGCTATCTGCTCAAGTGGCTGCCACGTTTCGCCGCCAGCAATCGCGCCTATGTCACCATCGCGATTGGCTGCACTGGCGGCCACCACCGTTCGGTCTACCTGACCGAGCGCCTGGGCCAGCTTTTGCAACAATCCCTGAAAAACGTCCAGGTCCGCCATCGCGACCTCTAG
- a CDS encoding carbon-nitrogen hydrolase family protein — MKSAVIQMVSQDDVLANLQRARALLEQAADGGARLAVLPENFAAMGRRDAAAIGRAEALGQGPILPWLKRTARDLRLWIVAGTLPLPPAEQPDAKAHACSLLIDEQGEVAARYDKLHLFDVDVADNRGRYRESDDYAHGSQVVVADTPVGRLGLTVCYDLRFPELYSALRAAGAELISAPAAFTAVTGAAHWEVLIRARAIETQCYLLAAAQGGTHPGPRETYGHAAIIDPWGRIIAEQARGEGVLLAERDSEEQASIRARMPVALHRRFFSQDALRPAHTSE; from the coding sequence ATGAAGTCAGCGGTCATTCAGATGGTCAGCCAGGACGATGTGCTGGCCAACCTGCAGCGTGCCAGGGCCCTGTTGGAGCAGGCCGCCGACGGCGGCGCCCGATTGGCCGTGCTGCCGGAAAACTTCGCCGCCATGGGGCGGCGTGATGCGGCGGCGATCGGCCGCGCCGAAGCCCTTGGTCAGGGCCCGATCCTGCCTTGGTTGAAACGCACGGCCCGCGACCTCAGGTTGTGGATTGTGGCCGGCACCTTGCCGCTGCCTCCGGCCGAGCAGCCTGATGCCAAGGCTCACGCCTGCTCGTTGCTGATCGACGAGCAGGGCGAGGTCGCGGCGCGTTACGACAAGCTGCACCTGTTCGATGTGGATGTGGCCGACAACCGGGGGCGCTATCGGGAGTCCGATGACTATGCCCACGGCAGCCAGGTGGTGGTCGCCGACACACCGGTAGGTCGCCTGGGGCTCACTGTGTGCTATGACCTGCGCTTCCCCGAACTGTACAGCGCCTTGCGCGCGGCCGGAGCGGAGCTGATCAGCGCGCCGGCGGCCTTTACCGCAGTGACCGGCGCTGCCCATTGGGAAGTGTTGATCCGTGCGCGGGCCATCGAAACACAGTGCTACCTGTTGGCCGCAGCTCAGGGCGGCACCCACCCGGGACCACGGGAAACCTATGGTCATGCGGCGATCATCGACCCTTGGGGGCGGATCATCGCCGAACAGGCGCGCGGCGAAGGCGTATTGCTGGCCGAGCGCGACAGCGAAGAACAGGCGTCCATCCGGGCGCGAATGCCGGTTGCCCTGCACCGGCGCTTTTTCTCGCAGGACGCCTTGCGGCCTGCGCACACCTCGGAGTGA
- the pmbA gene encoding metalloprotease PmbA, which yields MSAVQSVGPKDLPALQEQVEAIIAEARRQGASACEVAVSLEQGLSTTVRQREVETVEFNRDQGFGITLYVGQRKGSASTSASGCEAIRETVAAALAIAQHTSEDECAGLADAALMAREIPDLDLYHDWALEPEKAVEMALACEAAAFDADPRILNADGTTLNTHQGCRVYGNSHGFIGSYASTRHSLSCVMIAEGEGQMQRDYWYDVNRQGQLLADPRSIGQRAALRAASRLGARPVPTCEVPVLFSAELAGGLFGSFLSAISGGNLYRKSSFLDGAIGQRLFPTWLTLDERPHLPRALGSAAFDGDGLATYAKPFVEKGELVSYLLGTYSGRKLGLPSTANAGGVHNLFVTHGVEDQAALIRRMGRGLLVTELMGHGLNMVTGDYSRGAAGFWVENGEIQFPVQEVTIAGNMKDMFQQIVAIGSDIETRSNIHSGSVLIERMTVAGS from the coding sequence ATGAGTGCAGTCCAGAGCGTAGGCCCCAAGGACCTGCCGGCGTTGCAGGAACAGGTCGAGGCGATTATCGCCGAAGCACGACGCCAGGGCGCCAGCGCCTGCGAAGTGGCAGTGTCGTTGGAGCAGGGCTTGTCCACCACAGTGCGCCAGCGCGAGGTCGAGACCGTCGAGTTCAACCGCGATCAAGGTTTTGGCATCACCCTCTACGTTGGCCAGCGCAAAGGCTCGGCCAGTACCTCAGCCAGCGGCTGCGAAGCGATTCGCGAGACCGTGGCGGCCGCCTTGGCCATTGCCCAGCATACCTCCGAGGATGAGTGTGCAGGCCTGGCCGACGCAGCGCTGATGGCTCGCGAGATCCCGGATCTGGATCTTTATCATGACTGGGCCCTGGAGCCGGAAAAGGCCGTCGAAATGGCATTGGCCTGTGAGGCTGCAGCTTTCGATGCCGATCCACGCATCCTCAACGCCGATGGCACTACCCTGAACACCCACCAAGGCTGCCGGGTCTATGGCAACAGTCATGGTTTCATCGGCAGTTATGCCTCCACGCGTCACAGCCTGAGTTGCGTGATGATCGCCGAGGGCGAAGGGCAGATGCAGCGCGACTACTGGTATGACGTCAATCGCCAGGGTCAATTGCTGGCCGACCCGCGTAGCATCGGCCAGCGCGCCGCACTGCGTGCAGCCAGCCGCCTGGGTGCACGCCCGGTGCCGACCTGCGAGGTGCCGGTGCTGTTCTCCGCAGAACTGGCGGGCGGCTTGTTCGGCAGCTTCCTTTCGGCTATCTCCGGCGGCAACTTGTACCGCAAATCATCGTTCCTCGATGGTGCTATCGGCCAGCGTCTCTTCCCCACCTGGCTGACCCTCGATGAGCGTCCTCACCTGCCGCGAGCCTTGGGGAGCGCGGCCTTCGACGGCGATGGCCTGGCGACCTATGCGAAGCCGTTCGTGGAAAAGGGCGAGCTGGTCTCCTACCTGCTCGGCACCTACTCCGGACGCAAGCTGGGTCTGCCGAGCACTGCCAATGCCGGCGGTGTGCATAACCTGTTCGTCACCCACGGTGTGGAAGACCAGGCCGCATTGATCCGTCGTATGGGGCGCGGCTTACTGGTGACCGAGCTGATGGGGCATGGCCTGAACATGGTGACGGGCGATTACTCCCGTGGCGCGGCGGGCTTCTGGGTGGAGAATGGCGAAATCCAGTTCCCTGTCCAGGAAGTGACGATTGCCGGCAACATGAAGGATATGTTCCAGCAGATCGTCGCGATCGGTAGCGATATCGAAACCCGGAGCAACATTCACAGTGGCTCGGTGTTGATCGAGAGGATGACGGTGGCGGGGAGCTGA
- a CDS encoding HPr family phosphocarrier protein has product MPAREITIINKLGLHARAAAKFVGVAGRFPCQVRVGRAPDKMVDGKSIMAVMMLAAGKGTQVHLMTEGEQDNEAMDALAELINNYFDEGE; this is encoded by the coding sequence ATGCCCGCCCGCGAAATTACCATCATCAACAAGCTGGGCCTGCACGCCCGGGCGGCAGCCAAGTTCGTTGGCGTGGCCGGGCGCTTTCCCTGCCAGGTCAGGGTGGGGCGTGCGCCCGACAAAATGGTGGACGGCAAGAGCATCATGGCCGTGATGATGCTCGCCGCAGGCAAGGGCACCCAGGTGCACCTGATGACCGAGGGCGAACAGGACAACGAGGCCATGGATGCCTTGGCCGAGCTGATCAACAACTATTTCGACGAAGGCGAGTGA
- the yjgA gene encoding ribosome biogenesis factor YjgA: MVDSYDDAFDGEKSKTQIKRELHALVELGERLTTLKADTLARLPLTDELRRALAEAHKHTAHGARKRHMSFVGKLMRDQDIDAIHALLEQIDSSSRQYNERFHNLERWRDRLVDGNDEDLERFVNEYPDTDRQHLRSLIRHAQHEKARNKPPAAARKVFKYIRDLDETQRGLR, encoded by the coding sequence ATGGTTGATTCTTACGACGACGCCTTCGACGGCGAAAAAAGCAAAACCCAGATCAAGCGCGAGCTGCATGCGCTGGTCGAGCTCGGTGAGCGCCTCACCACGCTCAAGGCCGACACCCTGGCTCGCCTGCCCTTGACAGACGAACTGCGCCGGGCACTGGCCGAAGCCCACAAGCACACCGCCCACGGCGCTCGCAAACGCCACATGTCGTTCGTCGGCAAGCTGATGCGCGATCAAGACATCGATGCCATCCATGCCCTGCTCGAACAGATCGACAGTTCGAGCCGCCAGTACAACGAACGCTTCCACAACCTGGAGCGTTGGCGCGACCGCCTGGTCGATGGCAATGACGAGGACCTCGAACGTTTCGTCAACGAGTATCCCGACACCGATCGCCAGCACCTGCGCTCCCTGATCCGTCATGCCCAGCACGAGAAGGCCCGGAACAAGCCGCCGGCCGCCGCGCGCAAGGTCTTCAAATACATCCGCGACCTCGACGAAACCCAGCGCGGCCTGCGCTGA
- a CDS encoding YhdP family protein, producing MAMGRLTHVLGALTRWGLGFCALLAVLVALYVSLGRELVPLVAEYRAEVQSKVEQALGLPVHVGALEGHWSGLAPVLRVRDLQVGEGASALRLDEVKAVPDLWASLKARELRLARIQLGGLQLILREDEQGAWALEGLPRKDDTPLDPAQVLQRLRQLGRIDVFDSQVTLHPWQRDPLTLTYVSLGLQAGASRQALDLRATLPDGQPLAISLRTRASAKAWRDGEVDAYLSLPQSDWARWLPPRLLGQWKAHTLRAGGEFWIDWRQGQLQRAVVRLNAPQLRGAYSERKAVTLDNLALTAWLQRGKDGVEGVVDSLAVSIGEQRWETHVQLKQHVDQDSTQESWQIQADRLDLTPLTPLVQALAPLPDKLMAVVDALKVTGALRNVRLDVRPKAEGDQRLQFAANLEKVGFDAYHGAPAAGNVSGSISGDLGQGELRLDTDAFMLHLYPIFAKPWHYQKANARLTWRLDQEGFTLIAPYIKVLGEEGKIAADFLIRLLFEEGREDYMDLRVGLTEGDGRYTAKYLPEVLSPALDEWLRSAIVKGNVDEGYFQYQGSLNHGASPEARSISLFFKVHDAALDFQPGWPQVQQVDGDVLIEDSGVRIKARRGLLLDTQVTDVSVDIPHVDAGEHSHLYLDGNFDGRLGDGLKILQEAPIGTGEVFAGWEGEGPLKGKVKLDIPLAHGEHPKVQVDFTTADARLKVAPPSLELSRLKGDFSFDLDKGLSGKGISLQAFGKPVTAQIFAEGQPGQIQTRIDARGQVTPKALTDWLKFTQPLPVSGDLPYQLQVSLGSRDNRLSVNSSLKGLAIDLPAPFGKAAQDTRDSRFSMTLKGPERRIDASYGELARFAYAAPTATFAQGRGELLLGSGTAQVPSGQGLRVRGRIESLDIAPWQAQMERFAGQDPGGNARQNLQGVDLSIGRLKAFGLDLNQAIVRLARGSAAWDVRLDSREVIGNARLPDAKSAPMVVRLQTLRLPPGEPAGKQPEDAPDPLADFDPRKVPALDVTVDKLYRGDDLFGSLAVKLRPTPRGMTFNDVDLDLKGLRIDGSGGWEGEPGNTGSWYKGRLEGKNLADVLKAWGFAPTATSRDFRLDVDGRWPGSPAWVALKRFSGSLDAALRSGQFVEVEGSAQALRVFGLLNFNSIGRRLRLDFSDLFDKGLAYDRVKGLLVASQGVYVTREPITIKGPSSNFELDGTLDLVRDRVDANLQVTLPVTNNLPLAALIVGAPAVGGALFLVDRLIGDRVSRFASVNYRIEGPWKEPKMTFVKPFEKR from the coding sequence ATGGCCATGGGACGTCTGACCCACGTTCTAGGCGCCTTGACCCGCTGGGGGCTGGGATTCTGCGCCCTGCTGGCGGTGCTGGTGGCGCTGTATGTCAGCCTCGGTCGGGAGCTGGTCCCCCTGGTGGCCGAGTACCGTGCCGAAGTGCAAAGCAAGGTTGAGCAAGCCCTGGGGCTGCCGGTACATGTCGGTGCCCTCGAGGGGCACTGGAGCGGCCTTGCACCGGTACTGCGGGTGCGCGACCTGCAAGTGGGCGAGGGTGCCTCGGCGTTACGCCTGGATGAAGTCAAGGCCGTCCCAGACCTATGGGCCAGCCTCAAGGCCCGCGAGCTACGTTTGGCGCGTATACAGTTGGGCGGGCTGCAACTGATCCTGCGCGAGGACGAGCAAGGCGCCTGGGCGCTCGAAGGCCTGCCGCGCAAGGACGATACGCCACTGGACCCCGCCCAGGTGCTGCAACGCCTGCGACAACTGGGCAGAATCGATGTCTTCGACAGCCAGGTGACCCTTCACCCCTGGCAACGTGACCCCCTCACCCTCACTTATGTGAGCCTGGGCTTGCAGGCCGGTGCGTCTCGTCAGGCGCTGGATCTGCGCGCGACCTTGCCCGATGGCCAGCCTCTGGCCATCAGCCTGCGTACCCGCGCCAGCGCCAAGGCCTGGCGCGACGGTGAGGTCGACGCCTACCTGAGCCTGCCGCAAAGCGATTGGGCCCGCTGGTTGCCGCCCCGGCTGTTGGGGCAGTGGAAGGCTCATACCTTACGGGCGGGAGGAGAGTTCTGGATCGATTGGCGCCAAGGTCAGCTGCAACGTGCGGTGGTGCGCCTCAATGCGCCGCAGCTGCGCGGGGCCTACAGCGAGCGCAAGGCGGTCACCCTCGATAACCTGGCGTTGACCGCCTGGCTCCAGCGCGGAAAGGACGGCGTCGAAGGCGTGGTCGATTCGCTGGCTGTCAGTATCGGCGAACAGCGCTGGGAAACCCATGTCCAACTCAAGCAGCATGTCGACCAGGATTCGACCCAGGAAAGCTGGCAGATCCAGGCCGACCGGCTCGACCTGACGCCGCTGACGCCGTTGGTCCAGGCGCTGGCGCCCTTGCCGGACAAGCTCATGGCCGTGGTAGACGCGCTCAAGGTCACCGGAGCGCTGCGCAATGTGCGACTGGACGTGCGCCCGAAGGCCGAGGGAGACCAGCGACTGCAGTTCGCCGCCAATCTCGAGAAGGTCGGCTTCGATGCCTATCACGGTGCGCCAGCGGCCGGTAACGTGAGCGGCAGTATCAGCGGGGACCTGGGGCAAGGCGAGCTGCGTCTGGATACCGACGCCTTCATGCTGCATTTGTATCCGATCTTCGCCAAACCCTGGCACTACCAGAAGGCCAATGCACGGCTTACCTGGCGCCTGGACCAGGAAGGCTTCACCCTGATCGCGCCTTACATCAAGGTACTGGGCGAAGAAGGCAAGATCGCTGCGGACTTCCTCATCCGCCTGCTCTTCGAAGAAGGGCGCGAGGACTACATGGACCTGCGCGTCGGCCTCACCGAAGGCGACGGGCGCTACACCGCCAAGTACCTGCCCGAAGTGCTAAGCCCGGCCCTGGACGAGTGGCTGCGCAGCGCCATCGTCAAAGGTAACGTCGATGAGGGCTACTTCCAGTACCAAGGTTCGCTGAACCATGGTGCATCGCCCGAGGCGCGCAGTATCAGTCTGTTCTTCAAGGTGCACGACGCAGCGCTGGACTTCCAGCCCGGCTGGCCGCAGGTGCAGCAGGTCGATGGCGATGTGCTGATCGAGGACAGTGGCGTGCGCATCAAAGCCCGGCGTGGCCTGCTGCTCGACACCCAGGTCACTGATGTCAGCGTCGATATCCCCCATGTTGATGCCGGCGAGCACAGCCATCTGTACCTCGATGGTAATTTCGATGGTCGCCTGGGCGATGGCCTGAAGATTCTCCAGGAGGCTCCGATCGGCACCGGCGAAGTCTTTGCCGGTTGGGAGGGCGAAGGGCCGCTCAAGGGCAAGGTCAAGCTCGATATTCCCCTGGCGCATGGAGAGCACCCGAAGGTGCAGGTCGATTTCACCACCGCCGATGCGCGCCTGAAGGTTGCCCCGCCGAGTCTGGAGTTGAGCCGCTTGAAGGGCGACTTCAGCTTCGATCTGGACAAGGGCCTCAGCGGCAAGGGCATCAGCCTGCAGGCATTCGGTAAACCTGTCACGGCGCAGATCTTCGCCGAGGGCCAGCCCGGTCAGATCCAGACCCGCATCGACGCCAGAGGCCAGGTGACGCCCAAGGCGTTGACCGATTGGTTGAAATTCACCCAGCCGCTGCCTGTCTCAGGCGATCTTCCTTACCAGTTGCAGGTCAGTCTGGGCAGCCGCGATAACCGGCTTAGCGTCAACTCCTCGCTCAAGGGCTTGGCGATCGATCTGCCAGCGCCCTTTGGCAAGGCCGCGCAGGACACCCGCGACAGTCGCTTCAGCATGACGTTGAAGGGGCCTGAGCGGCGTATCGATGCGAGCTACGGCGAACTTGCCCGCTTCGCCTATGCCGCGCCAACTGCCACGTTTGCCCAAGGGCGCGGCGAGTTGCTGCTGGGCAGCGGCACTGCCCAAGTGCCGTCAGGCCAGGGCCTGCGGGTGCGGGGGCGAATCGAGTCGTTGGACATTGCGCCCTGGCAAGCGCAAATGGAGCGCTTCGCAGGCCAGGACCCTGGCGGCAATGCGCGGCAGAACCTGCAGGGCGTGGACCTGAGCATCGGTCGGCTCAAGGCGTTCGGCCTCGATCTGAACCAAGCTATCGTGCGTCTGGCGCGTGGCAGCGCTGCCTGGGATGTACGCCTGGACAGCCGTGAGGTCATAGGCAACGCGCGCCTTCCCGATGCCAAGTCGGCGCCGATGGTGGTCAGGCTGCAGACCCTGCGCCTGCCGCCAGGGGAGCCAGCGGGCAAGCAGCCCGAGGATGCACCGGACCCGTTGGCCGATTTCGACCCGCGCAAAGTGCCGGCCCTGGATGTGACGGTCGACAAGCTGTACCGCGGCGACGATCTGTTCGGCAGCCTGGCGGTAAAGCTGAGGCCCACGCCGCGCGGTATGACTTTCAATGACGTCGACCTGGACCTCAAAGGCCTGCGTATCGATGGTAGCGGTGGCTGGGAGGGCGAACCGGGGAATACCGGCAGTTGGTACAAAGGACGTCTGGAGGGCAAGAACCTGGCCGATGTCCTCAAGGCCTGGGGCTTTGCGCCCACTGCCACCAGTCGTGACTTCCGCCTGGATGTGGATGGCCGCTGGCCCGGCTCGCCGGCATGGGTGGCACTCAAGCGTTTCTCCGGTAGCCTCGATGCCGCCTTGCGCTCCGGGCAGTTCGTCGAAGTCGAAGGCAGCGCCCAGGCGCTGCGGGTATTCGGCCTGCTCAACTTCAACTCCATTGGCCGGCGTCTGCGCCTGGACTTCTCCGACCTGTTCGACAAGGGCCTGGCCTATGACCGGGTCAAGGGCCTGCTGGTGGCAAGCCAGGGCGTCTATGTGACCCGCGAGCCGATCACCATCAAGGGGCCTTCGAGCAACTTCGAACTCGATGGCACGCTGGACCTGGTGCGTGACCGTGTCGATGCCAACCTGCAGGTCACCTTGCCAGTTACCAACAACCTGCCGCTGGCTGCCTTGATCGTCGGCGCACCGGCCGTTGGCGGCGCATTGTTCCTGGTGGATCGTTTGATTGGCGATCGCGTGTCGCGCTTTGCCAGCGTGAACTACCGCATCGAGGGGCCCTGGAAAGAGCCTAAAATGACCTTTGTGAAACCTTTCGAGAAACGTTAA
- the ptsN gene encoding PTS IIA-like nitrogen regulatory protein PtsN, with product MIRLETILTPGRSLVNVPGGSKKRVLQEIATLIAREVPELEMEDVFEKLVGREKLGSTGFGNGIAIPHCRLEGCTAPVSALLHLDAPIDYDAIDGAPVDLLFVLLVPEAATDAHLELLRQIASMLDRKEVRDRLRAADSSEALYQVVLDAQNEH from the coding sequence ATGATCCGACTTGAAACCATCCTGACCCCCGGCCGTTCCCTCGTGAACGTGCCGGGCGGCAGTAAAAAGCGCGTGCTCCAGGAAATCGCCACCCTGATCGCCAGGGAAGTGCCCGAACTGGAGATGGAAGACGTATTCGAAAAATTGGTTGGCCGTGAAAAGCTCGGCTCCACCGGTTTCGGCAACGGCATCGCCATTCCCCATTGCCGCCTCGAAGGTTGCACCGCACCGGTCAGCGCACTGCTGCACCTAGATGCCCCCATCGACTATGACGCCATCGATGGCGCGCCGGTGGACCTGCTGTTCGTCCTGCTTGTGCCAGAGGCCGCCACCGACGCCCACCTTGAACTGCTGCGCCAGATCGCCAGCATGCTCGATCGCAAGGAGGTCCGCGATCGCCTGCGTGCCGCCGACAGCAGCGAGGCCCTGTACCAGGTAGTCCTGGACGCACAGAACGAGCACTGA